One window of the Flavobacteriaceae bacterium YJPT1-3 genome contains the following:
- a CDS encoding BamA/TamA family outer membrane protein produces the protein MNKQHTKISLFTAIAVLLLSCNAVKRVPPGEHLLTENQIFLNEEELNDARINTLLYQQPNARLPLVGIPLRLHIYNLAEKNPDSVYTAWLNRKPKRKERLTNLISAKQVERMGDIKVGINNAIKKAGEPPTIVSESRTKRSADRLTAYYQANGWFNAETDYEIERDSTKRAQVKYQINTGKPYAIDSLTTFIESQAADSIYSAHREESYIVPGQQYRLLDINAETSRITNLFKNNGLYHFDREFISFLGDSVNTGHKANIELYIRDRQVEQGDTLVTIPFQVHEISRVNVITDYTYADREANINDSLTREQIHLYAFDKINYRAQAITDALSVKPGSIYSEQDRIQTLTRLGELRTFKYPSISYKTDPNDSTGKDLIANILLTPLAKYSLKAEFSASTSNIQDFGIAGSGSLLIRNIFRGAETFQISARGSIGASDDLATAGDSFFNIREIGADLSLTFPRIFFPFDTRRLITSNMSPSTQLNVGIGVQENIGLDKQNVTGGLRYLWSPTRVTSFRLDLIDIQYVRNLNTQNYFNIYNNSYELLNEIALEVPTDDIPGNDVFDRSNFNENNELIIPTGTRSFIDLIGDENPQGLNNTQLRDLRSIEQRRQRLTEDNLILATNAVFIRNNRENLFDPSFSRFRVKLELAGNLLDAISSVANLERTPEGNSKVFGVQFSQYIKTEIDYIKHWEVGPDIFAIRTFGGIAVPYGNSNSIPFIRSFFAGGSNDNRAWQAYRLGPGSTDSPNEFNEANMKLAFNAEYRFTVLGDLKGAVFADIGNIWNIADNVEDPAARFEGFADLKELAIGSGFGLRYDFGFFVFRFDLGFKTYNPAEEPGDRWFRQYNFANTVLNFGINYPF, from the coding sequence TTGAACAAGCAGCACACAAAAATATCATTATTTACGGCAATCGCGGTGCTCTTGCTGTCTTGTAATGCGGTGAAGCGCGTGCCCCCCGGTGAACACTTGTTGACGGAGAATCAAATTTTTCTGAATGAGGAAGAATTGAACGATGCCCGCATAAACACCTTACTCTATCAACAGCCCAATGCCCGCTTGCCACTAGTGGGTATTCCACTCCGACTGCACATCTACAATCTTGCAGAGAAAAACCCCGATTCTGTGTATACCGCCTGGTTGAATCGAAAGCCGAAGCGCAAGGAACGATTGACCAATTTAATTTCGGCTAAGCAGGTAGAACGTATGGGCGATATCAAGGTGGGTATCAATAACGCCATTAAAAAGGCCGGAGAGCCCCCCACCATCGTTTCCGAGTCTCGAACCAAACGGAGTGCAGATCGATTGACCGCCTATTATCAGGCCAACGGATGGTTCAACGCGGAAACCGACTATGAAATTGAGCGCGATTCGACCAAACGCGCGCAGGTGAAGTATCAGATAAATACCGGTAAGCCTTACGCCATTGACAGTTTAACCACCTTTATCGAATCTCAGGCAGCCGATTCCATTTATTCAGCCCATAGGGAAGAATCGTACATCGTACCCGGGCAGCAGTATCGCTTGCTGGATATCAACGCGGAAACTAGTCGGATCACCAATTTGTTCAAAAACAATGGACTCTATCATTTTGACCGGGAGTTCATCAGTTTTTTGGGAGACAGTGTCAACACCGGGCATAAAGCTAATATTGAATTGTACATCAGAGATCGACAGGTTGAACAGGGCGACACCTTGGTGACCATCCCTTTTCAAGTACACGAGATCAGTCGTGTAAATGTGATTACTGATTATACCTATGCCGATCGCGAAGCCAATATCAACGATAGTTTGACCCGGGAACAAATTCATCTTTATGCTTTTGACAAGATCAACTACCGGGCTCAGGCAATTACCGATGCTCTATCGGTCAAACCAGGCTCCATTTACAGCGAACAGGATCGAATTCAAACCCTGACCCGTCTGGGAGAATTGCGAACGTTCAAATACCCCTCGATCAGCTATAAGACCGATCCCAATGACTCCACCGGCAAAGATCTGATCGCGAATATTTTGCTCACTCCCTTGGCTAAATACAGTCTGAAAGCGGAATTTAGTGCTTCCACCTCCAACATTCAGGATTTTGGTATCGCGGGAAGTGGTTCTTTACTGATCCGGAATATATTTAGAGGTGCAGAAACTTTCCAGATCTCTGCTCGAGGAAGCATTGGTGCTTCTGACGACCTGGCTACAGCCGGCGATAGTTTTTTCAATATTCGGGAAATTGGAGCTGATCTGAGTTTAACTTTTCCACGCATCTTTTTTCCCTTTGACACACGAAGACTAATCACCTCGAACATGTCGCCCTCTACCCAGCTCAATGTGGGGATAGGCGTGCAGGAGAATATTGGTCTGGATAAACAAAACGTCACGGGAGGATTGCGTTACCTGTGGTCACCCACCCGAGTGACCTCCTTTCGTTTGGATCTCATTGATATACAGTACGTTCGAAATTTAAATACGCAGAATTACTTCAACATCTATAACAACAGCTACGAACTACTCAACGAGATCGCCTTAGAGGTTCCCACCGACGATATACCCGGCAATGATGTTTTTGACCGCTCGAACTTCAATGAAAATAATGAATTGATCATCCCTACCGGAACCCGAAGTTTTATCGATCTCATCGGCGATGAAAATCCACAGGGCCTCAACAATACACAACTACGGGATCTTAGAAGTATTGAGCAAAGGCGTCAGCGACTTACGGAAGACAACCTGATCCTGGCCACCAATGCCGTTTTTATTCGAAATAACAGGGAAAATTTATTTGATCCCAGTTTTTCCCGTTTCCGGGTCAAATTAGAATTGGCAGGAAACCTACTGGATGCGATTTCCAGCGTGGCCAATCTGGAGCGCACTCCAGAAGGCAATTCCAAAGTGTTTGGAGTACAATTCTCCCAGTACATCAAAACGGAGATCGATTATATCAAGCATTGGGAAGTAGGGCCTGATATTTTTGCCATACGCACCTTTGGGGGAATCGCCGTCCCCTACGGAAACTCCAACTCCATACCCTTTATACGCAGTTTCTTTGCGGGAGGGTCTAATGACAACCGAGCCTGGCAGGCCTACCGCCTGGGCCCGGGAAGTACTGATAGTCCTAATGAATTTAATGAAGCCAACATGAAATTAGCCTTCAATGCGGAATATCGCTTTACCGTTTTAGGCGATTTGAAAGGAGCCGTATTTGCGGATATTGGCAACATTTGGAACATCGCGGATAACGTAGAAGATCCTGCGGCTCGCTTTGAGGGTTTTGCTGATCTGAAAGAATTAGCGATCGGTTCAGGCTTTGGTTTGCGTTATGATTTTGGATTTTTCGTATTCCGATTTGATCTGGGCTTTAAAACCTACAATCCTGCTGAGGAGCCCGGCGATCGTTGGTTTCGGCAGTATAATTTTGCGAACACCGTGCTTAATTTTGGGATCAATTATCCCTTCTAG
- the fbaA gene encoding class II fructose-bisphosphate aldolase, with amino-acid sequence MAHNIKPGVATGHEVQRIFNHAKENGYALPAVNVIGSNTMNAVMETAAGLNAPVIIQFSNGGAQFNAGKGLSNDGQQAAILGGISGAKHVHELAKAYGATVILHTDHCAKKLLPWIDGLLDASEAHYKTHGHSLYSSHMIDLSEEPLEENIEICKKYLQRMSKMDMTLEIELGITGGEEDGVDNTDVDDSKLYTQPEEVAYAYEELKKVSDQFTIAAAFGNVHGVYKPGNVKLTPKILKNSQEYVSKKYGVEHNTIDFVFHGGSGSTVEEIREAIGYGVIKMNIDTDLQYAFAAGTRDYFKEHAAYLASQIGNPDGDDVPNKKYYDPRRWLREAEGSFSDRLKQAFEDLNNVNTL; translated from the coding sequence ATGGCTCACAATATCAAACCTGGAGTTGCTACCGGACATGAGGTACAGCGTATATTCAATCATGCGAAAGAAAATGGGTATGCCCTTCCGGCCGTCAATGTCATTGGATCCAACACCATGAATGCGGTCATGGAGACCGCAGCCGGATTGAACGCTCCGGTGATCATTCAATTTTCTAATGGCGGTGCCCAATTCAATGCCGGAAAAGGGTTGAGCAACGACGGTCAGCAAGCCGCTATCTTAGGTGGAATTAGTGGAGCCAAACACGTACACGAATTGGCGAAAGCCTATGGAGCTACAGTCATCCTGCATACCGACCATTGCGCTAAGAAATTACTGCCATGGATTGACGGACTTTTGGATGCCAGTGAGGCTCACTACAAGACCCACGGGCATTCGCTGTACAGTTCGCACATGATCGACCTCAGCGAAGAGCCGCTGGAAGAAAATATCGAGATCTGCAAAAAGTATCTCCAGCGCATGAGCAAAATGGACATGACCCTGGAGATCGAACTGGGAATCACCGGCGGAGAAGAAGACGGTGTGGACAATACCGATGTTGACGATTCTAAACTGTACACCCAACCGGAAGAAGTCGCCTATGCCTACGAAGAGCTCAAGAAAGTAAGTGATCAATTCACCATCGCAGCTGCTTTCGGCAATGTTCACGGGGTGTACAAACCCGGTAATGTGAAGCTTACTCCAAAAATTTTAAAGAACTCTCAGGAATACGTGAGTAAGAAGTATGGCGTAGAGCACAATACCATTGATTTCGTCTTTCATGGAGGCAGTGGCTCAACGGTAGAAGAAATACGGGAAGCCATAGGGTATGGAGTGATCAAAATGAATATCGATACCGATTTGCAATACGCCTTTGCCGCCGGGACCCGCGATTATTTTAAAGAGCACGCAGCTTATCTGGCCTCCCAAATCGGAAATCCGGATGGCGACGATGTTCCCAACAAAAAATACTACGATCCCAGACGTTGGTTACGGGAAGCGGAAGGATCATTCAGTGATCGCTTAAAACAGGCATTTGAAGACCTGAATAACGTAAACACCTTATAA
- the accD gene encoding acetyl-CoA carboxylase, carboxyltransferase subunit beta, translating to MAWFKRTQKGIQTPTEDKKDVPKGLWYKSPTGKIVDAEELEKNFFVSPEDGYHVRIGSDEYFRILFDNNKYKELDKNLSSKDPLNFEDKKKYSDRLKDAQDKTGLKDAVRTAVGKSMGEDLVVACMDFKFIGGSMGSVVGEKIARAADYSLKNNIPLMIISKSGGARMMEAALSLMQLAKTSSKLAQLSDAGIPYISLCTDPTTGGTTASFAMLGDINISEPGALIGFAGPRVVRDTTGKELPDGFQTAEFVLEHGFLDFITPRHELKKKINLYLDLILNRPLRTA from the coding sequence ATGGCCTGGTTTAAAAGAACACAAAAGGGAATTCAAACCCCCACTGAGGATAAAAAGGACGTCCCCAAAGGACTCTGGTACAAGTCGCCCACCGGTAAAATTGTCGATGCAGAGGAACTGGAAAAGAACTTCTTTGTCAGCCCGGAGGACGGCTACCACGTACGTATTGGAAGTGATGAGTATTTTCGAATCCTTTTTGACAACAACAAGTACAAAGAGCTCGACAAAAACCTCAGCTCTAAAGATCCTTTAAATTTTGAAGACAAAAAGAAGTACAGCGACCGCTTAAAGGATGCACAAGACAAAACCGGATTGAAAGATGCGGTGCGTACGGCGGTTGGAAAATCAATGGGTGAAGATCTCGTTGTAGCCTGTATGGACTTTAAATTCATCGGTGGATCCATGGGATCTGTCGTGGGTGAAAAAATTGCCCGTGCGGCAGATTATTCGTTGAAGAATAACATCCCGCTAATGATCATATCCAAATCAGGTGGAGCCCGTATGATGGAGGCGGCCTTATCCTTGATGCAGCTGGCCAAAACCTCATCCAAATTGGCACAACTCTCGGATGCCGGGATCCCATACATTTCGTTATGTACTGATCCCACCACGGGAGGAACCACGGCCTCCTTTGCGATGTTGGGTGACATCAATATTTCGGAGCCGGGAGCCTTGATCGGATTTGCCGGTCCGCGAGTGGTTCGCGACACCACCGGTAAAGAATTGCCCGATGGTTTTCAAACGGCAGAGTTTGTTCTGGAACATGGCTTCTTGGACTTTATTACCCCGCGCCACGAACTGAAGAAAAAAATTAACCTCTACCTCGATCTTATTTTAAATAGACCGTTGCGTACCGCATAA
- the rpsO gene encoding 30S ribosomal protein S15, which yields MYLTTEKKQEIFEKHGKGKNDTGSTEGQIALFTHRINHLTTHLKTHQKDFNTERALVKLVGKRRALLDYLAKKDIMRYRAIIKELGLRK from the coding sequence ATGTATCTTACAACAGAGAAGAAACAAGAAATTTTTGAAAAGCACGGTAAGGGAAAGAACGATACCGGAAGTACGGAAGGGCAGATTGCCTTATTCACACACCGCATCAATCACCTGACCACGCATTTAAAAACACACCAAAAGGATTTTAACACCGAGCGAGCACTGGTAAAGTTGGTAGGTAAGCGTAGAGCATTACTGGACTACCTAGCGAAAAAAGATATCATGAGATATCGTGCTATCATTAAGGAGTTAGGATTGAGAAAATAA
- a CDS encoding polyribonucleotide nucleotidyltransferase, giving the protein MIPKTFKEVIDLGDGREIVIETGKLAKQAHGSVVITMGKTMLLCTVVSSYEKSPMNFLPLTVDYREKFASAGLYPGGFFKREARPSNDEILVMRLVDRCLRPLFPKDYRYETQVMIQLMSHDEEVMPDALAGLAASAAIQLSDIPFEYPISEVRVARIDGEFVINPSRAQLENADLDMMVGASEDSVAMVEGEMHEVSEEEMAEAIKFAHEAIKDQCAAQVRLAEAVGKKETREYEQERNDEELEKKVFDAAYQKCYDIAKGGHGKQDRGQAFSAVKEEVQEMFTEEQLEEDGDLISRYFSKAHKEAVRNLTLNEGVRLDGRKPDEIRPIWCEVDYLPSTHGSAIFTRGETQALATVTLGTSREANIIDSPTYQGEETFYLHYNFPPFSTGEARPIRGTSRREIGHGNLAQRALKVMLPKENPYTVRVVSEVLESNGSSSMATVCAGTMALMDAGIQIKKAVSGIAMGLITDGKNYAVLSDILGDEDHLGDMDFKVTGTEDGITACQMDIKIKGLSYEILVKALKQAREGRLHILKKLTDTIPEANADIKPHAPRMVTVTIPGDFIGALIGPGGKVIQELQKASGTTIVINEVDDQGEVEILGTSQEGIDMVLAKIDSITFKPVEGEVYEVKVIKILDFGAVVEYTDAPGNEILLHVSELAWERTENVTDVVNMGDVFDVKYMGIDKRTRKERVSRKVLLEKPEGYKERPPRDNKGRDNRGGNRGGNRDNDRRRS; this is encoded by the coding sequence ATGATTCCAAAAACTTTTAAAGAAGTCATCGACCTGGGCGATGGTCGCGAGATCGTGATCGAAACCGGTAAGTTGGCCAAGCAGGCTCACGGAAGCGTGGTAATCACTATGGGCAAAACCATGTTGCTTTGTACCGTAGTGTCTAGCTACGAGAAGAGTCCCATGAACTTTTTACCCTTAACGGTTGATTATCGCGAGAAATTCGCCTCTGCCGGATTGTATCCCGGAGGATTCTTCAAACGCGAGGCACGACCCAGTAATGATGAAATCTTAGTCATGCGTCTGGTTGACCGTTGCTTGCGTCCATTATTTCCAAAAGATTACCGCTACGAAACTCAGGTAATGATCCAATTGATGTCTCACGATGAGGAGGTCATGCCGGATGCGTTAGCGGGTCTGGCCGCATCTGCAGCCATTCAACTTTCAGACATTCCTTTCGAGTACCCCATTTCTGAGGTACGCGTGGCGCGAATTGACGGTGAATTCGTCATCAACCCAAGTCGTGCACAATTGGAGAACGCCGACTTAGACATGATGGTGGGTGCTTCTGAAGATAGTGTGGCGATGGTAGAAGGAGAAATGCACGAAGTTTCTGAAGAAGAAATGGCGGAAGCGATCAAATTTGCCCATGAAGCCATCAAAGACCAGTGTGCTGCTCAGGTACGTCTGGCTGAAGCCGTAGGTAAAAAAGAAACTCGTGAATACGAGCAGGAACGTAATGACGAGGAGCTGGAGAAAAAAGTATTTGACGCAGCTTATCAGAAATGTTATGACATTGCCAAAGGCGGTCATGGCAAACAGGATCGCGGCCAGGCGTTTAGTGCCGTCAAAGAAGAAGTTCAGGAGATGTTCACAGAAGAACAACTCGAAGAAGACGGTGATTTGATTTCCCGATACTTCTCCAAAGCTCATAAAGAGGCCGTGCGTAATCTGACCTTGAATGAAGGAGTTCGCCTGGACGGTAGAAAGCCTGATGAGATCAGACCTATTTGGTGTGAGGTGGATTACTTGCCTTCTACTCACGGTTCTGCCATCTTTACCCGTGGAGAAACGCAGGCGTTAGCCACGGTAACTCTGGGTACGTCTAGAGAAGCAAATATTATTGATTCTCCCACCTATCAAGGGGAAGAGACTTTTTATCTGCATTACAATTTCCCTCCATTCTCAACCGGAGAGGCGCGACCTATTCGCGGTACCTCACGAAGAGAAATTGGACATGGTAATTTGGCACAGCGCGCTCTCAAGGTGATGCTACCCAAAGAAAATCCGTACACGGTACGTGTAGTATCTGAAGTGCTTGAATCGAACGGTTCTTCTTCTATGGCTACGGTATGTGCCGGAACGATGGCTTTGATGGATGCAGGTATCCAGATCAAAAAGGCCGTTTCCGGGATCGCCATGGGATTGATTACTGACGGTAAGAACTACGCCGTTCTTTCTGATATCTTGGGCGATGAAGATCACCTGGGAGATATGGACTTTAAGGTCACCGGTACAGAAGATGGAATTACGGCCTGTCAAATGGACATCAAGATCAAAGGTCTTTCCTATGAGATTTTGGTTAAAGCATTGAAGCAAGCCCGTGAGGGACGTCTTCACATCTTGAAGAAGTTGACCGATACCATTCCTGAAGCGAATGCAGACATTAAGCCTCATGCACCTCGAATGGTTACCGTAACTATTCCTGGAGACTTCATTGGCGCCTTAATTGGACCTGGAGGAAAGGTGATTCAGGAGCTACAGAAAGCCAGCGGAACTACGATCGTGATCAATGAAGTTGACGATCAGGGAGAAGTTGAAATTCTAGGAACCAGTCAGGAAGGTATTGATATGGTATTGGCCAAGATCGATTCCATTACCTTCAAACCGGTAGAAGGGGAAGTGTATGAAGTAAAAGTGATCAAGATTCTTGATTTTGGAGCGGTGGTAGAATATACGGACGCGCCGGGCAATGAAATCTTGCTTCACGTTTCAGAACTCGCCTGGGAACGTACCGAAAATGTCACTGACGTAGTCAACATGGGCGATGTCTTTGATGTGAAATACATGGGTATTGATAAAAGAACGCGTAAAGAACGGGTATCCCGTAAAGTGCTTTTGGAAAAGCCGGAAGGCTATAAAGAGCGACCACCTCGCGATAATAAAGGCCGGGACAATCGCGGTGGAAACCGTGGCGGAAATCGAGATAACGATCGACGACGCTCCTAA
- a CDS encoding ATP-binding protein: protein MSPLLQRFFSKSEPEVREPVKENPLIPLFEQLLKEGSASSKLEIQKEVLREYQAGSHRHVEIAAVATYLQIEEYLIKHDSRYRNTKENLRASVSQQFPEVNQFLSFQLLTHPEEAQEILLAQLFVRTTLERFAQMPAFAKAAKIWLSTLNFEPLPEGKLQRIDHIRQLRKIGEKSYEIQKDLEDEQNAQVIQKVFQDTHAYFLTAFKTLKTTRILKNLLPDGLDTIIEKSMVVPKRPTPDVPKSLKTVSRNRLNGSTAAVHKAMLENLLDAYMLFDAQGSILEVNDLAPQVFGCDRDELLRQSIFDLLPQEISKSLAADLRNTSPGTVKKILGTRVETTIHEEDDLMDIELTFTNNYSEVFDTYTVLIRNISNKKDSLKAIEEVKANAERTAKAKSTFLSNMSHEIRTPLNVILGLSDIISNSDLSDETILRKNLEGISFSAENLLTIVNDILDFSKIEAGKLSIQEMDFNLQKAIDNLANGFGIKAREKGLTLKSNVAEDIPEVVIGDQYRINQILVNLVGNAIKFTKEGSISVNVRKKKEDGDQIHLEFEVSDTGIGIPRDQLERIFESFYQVEHPESAKIKGTGLGLAITKELIALQGGSLEANSTVGQGSAFCFTLPLKKSKLKAVDTNKTVSGRKDEELRGLRILVAEDNNMNQFYIKQLLNKLEIIVDIAENGKEAVEMFEKADKQYDLVLMDMHMPIMNGLEAVEHIRKSNRNTMKKIPIVACSADVFPEARKKAVKAGIDFYLTKPLSEESLKEVLFWLIGNELEEPSFSLTQNPKYSLEEGVEKSTTLDMNLLNETFDHDEEFIISLLEVFVKDTPDDYTSLRHCIDREFHSRATALAHKMKSSFMNLGLTQHGYHLQKMEQLLAQGKRLDEVKQHLEAFGAIYSKALLEVNVTLIDLKHK from the coding sequence ATGAGTCCCCTACTTCAACGATTCTTCTCTAAAAGTGAACCGGAAGTCCGTGAACCGGTCAAAGAAAATCCGCTGATCCCGTTGTTTGAGCAGTTGCTGAAGGAGGGTAGCGCTTCCAGTAAACTCGAAATACAAAAAGAGGTATTGCGTGAATATCAGGCGGGAAGTCATCGGCACGTTGAAATAGCCGCTGTGGCCACTTACCTTCAGATTGAAGAGTATTTGATCAAGCACGACTCGCGTTACCGCAACACTAAAGAAAATTTACGCGCCTCCGTCAGTCAACAATTCCCTGAAGTAAATCAATTTCTATCCTTCCAATTACTCACCCATCCGGAGGAAGCCCAGGAAATTTTACTCGCTCAATTATTTGTTCGTACTACACTGGAGCGTTTTGCTCAGATGCCCGCTTTCGCGAAAGCGGCAAAAATTTGGTTAAGCACCTTAAACTTTGAGCCTCTTCCGGAGGGCAAACTGCAGCGCATTGACCACATTCGGCAGCTGCGGAAGATTGGGGAAAAATCGTATGAAATTCAGAAAGACCTGGAAGATGAGCAGAATGCCCAAGTGATTCAAAAGGTGTTTCAGGATACCCATGCCTATTTCCTGACCGCATTCAAAACCTTAAAAACTACCCGGATCCTTAAAAATTTACTCCCGGATGGCTTGGATACCATCATTGAAAAAAGTATGGTTGTCCCCAAACGGCCTACCCCGGACGTGCCCAAATCGCTGAAAACGGTATCCAGGAATCGCTTGAACGGATCTACAGCCGCCGTCCACAAAGCCATGCTGGAAAATCTTCTGGATGCCTATATGCTGTTTGATGCTCAGGGCAGTATTTTAGAAGTCAACGATCTGGCACCTCAAGTATTTGGATGTGATCGGGACGAATTGCTCCGGCAATCCATCTTTGATCTTCTTCCTCAGGAAATTTCCAAATCATTAGCGGCTGATTTACGCAACACCAGTCCAGGTACGGTCAAAAAAATTCTAGGCACCCGGGTTGAAACCACCATTCACGAAGAGGATGACCTCATGGATATCGAATTGACCTTTACAAACAATTACTCAGAGGTCTTCGACACCTATACGGTGCTCATTCGCAATATTTCCAATAAAAAAGACTCCTTAAAAGCCATAGAAGAGGTTAAAGCCAACGCCGAACGAACCGCCAAGGCTAAATCGACTTTCCTCTCTAACATGAGTCATGAGATCCGTACCCCCCTGAATGTAATTTTAGGATTATCGGACATTATATCGAACAGCGATCTCAGTGACGAGACCATTTTGAGAAAAAACCTGGAAGGGATCTCCTTTTCAGCTGAAAATTTATTGACCATCGTAAACGATATTCTTGATTTCTCTAAGATTGAGGCCGGTAAACTGAGCATACAGGAGATGGACTTTAATCTCCAAAAAGCCATTGACAATCTGGCCAATGGATTTGGGATCAAGGCCCGTGAAAAAGGGCTGACGCTTAAGTCAAATGTCGCTGAAGATATTCCTGAGGTAGTTATTGGTGACCAATACCGCATCAATCAGATTTTAGTCAATCTGGTGGGCAACGCCATTAAATTTACCAAAGAAGGAAGTATATCGGTTAATGTGCGTAAAAAGAAAGAAGATGGAGACCAAATTCATCTTGAATTTGAGGTATCGGATACTGGAATTGGCATTCCGCGTGACCAATTAGAACGAATTTTTGAGAGCTTCTATCAGGTGGAACATCCTGAAAGCGCAAAAATTAAAGGAACCGGACTTGGTCTGGCGATCACTAAAGAGTTGATCGCTTTACAGGGAGGCAGCCTGGAAGCGAATAGCACCGTTGGCCAAGGCTCCGCCTTTTGTTTCACCCTACCCTTGAAGAAAAGCAAGCTCAAAGCGGTAGACACCAACAAGACCGTCAGTGGCCGAAAGGATGAAGAATTGAGAGGACTGCGTATACTCGTGGCCGAAGACAACAACATGAACCAATTCTACATCAAACAACTCTTGAACAAATTGGAGATCATCGTAGACATTGCCGAAAACGGGAAGGAGGCCGTAGAAATGTTTGAAAAGGCTGATAAGCAATACGACCTGGTACTCATGGATATGCACATGCCGATCATGAACGGTTTGGAAGCCGTAGAACACATCCGAAAATCAAATCGGAATACCATGAAGAAGATTCCAATCGTAGCTTGTTCTGCTGATGTGTTTCCGGAAGCACGGAAAAAAGCCGTAAAAGCAGGAATTGATTTCTACCTGACCAAGCCCCTTAGCGAAGAATCGTTAAAAGAAGTCTTATTCTGGTTGATCGGTAACGAATTGGAAGAGCCTTCATTCTCGCTGACCCAAAATCCTAAGTACAGTCTGGAAGAGGGTGTAGAGAAAAGCACAACGCTCGACATGAATCTGTTGAACGAGACTTTTGATCACGACGAAGAATTTATCATTTCGCTACTCGAGGTTTTTGTCAAGGATACTCCTGACGACTATACGAGTTTGCGCCACTGTATCGACCGCGAATTTCATTCTCGAGCCACTGCCCTGGCCCATAAGATGAAATCGAGCTTTATGAATTTAGGACTGACCCAACACGGCTACCATCTCCAGAAAATGGAGCAATTATTAGCTCAGGGAAAACGTCTTGATGAAGTAAAGCAACACCTGGAGGCCTTTGGAGCTATTTATTCTAAAGCCCTACTTGAAGTGAATGTAACCCTTATTGATCTCAAACATAAATAA
- a CDS encoding sigma-70 family RNA polymerase sigma factor, giving the protein MRQLKITKQVTNRETASLDKYLQEIGRVDLITADEEVELAQRIKAGDVTALEKLTKANLRFVVSVAKQYQNQGLTLPDLINEGNLGLIKAAKRFDETRGFKFISYAVWWIRQSILQALAEQSRIVRLPLNKIGSINKINKTYAFLEQANERPPSPEEIAKELDMSIADVKESLKNSGRHVSMDAPLIEGEDSNLYDVLRFGESPNPDKELIVESLRTEIERALETLTSREADVIRLYFGLGDHHPMTLEEIGETFDLTRERVRQIKEKAVRRLKHTSRSKILRTYLG; this is encoded by the coding sequence ATGAGACAACTTAAAATCACCAAACAGGTCACCAATAGGGAGACCGCATCACTTGACAAGTATTTACAGGAAATTGGTCGTGTAGACCTCATTACCGCAGACGAGGAAGTAGAACTGGCCCAGCGAATCAAGGCCGGAGATGTTACGGCTCTTGAAAAATTAACCAAGGCCAATCTGCGCTTTGTAGTCTCTGTGGCTAAGCAGTATCAAAACCAGGGCCTAACCCTGCCTGATTTGATTAACGAAGGCAATCTTGGTCTTATTAAGGCCGCAAAGCGATTTGATGAAACCCGTGGGTTTAAATTCATTTCCTATGCCGTATGGTGGATACGCCAATCCATCTTACAAGCGCTGGCAGAACAATCTCGTATTGTTCGATTACCGCTCAACAAGATTGGATCCATCAACAAGATCAATAAGACCTATGCTTTTTTGGAACAAGCCAATGAGCGCCCGCCCAGTCCGGAAGAAATTGCTAAAGAACTCGATATGAGCATTGCTGATGTGAAAGAGTCTTTAAAGAACTCCGGCCGCCACGTAAGCATGGATGCCCCCCTGATCGAAGGCGAAGATTCCAACCTCTACGATGTATTGCGTTTTGGAGAATCTCCCAATCCGGATAAAGAACTCATTGTAGAATCACTACGCACCGAAATTGAGCGCGCCCTGGAAACACTTACCTCACGAGAAGCCGATGTGATCCGACTCTACTTTGGACTGGGTGATCATCATCCCATGACCCTGGAGGAGATTGGAGAAACATTCGACCTCACCCGGGAGCGTGTTCGTCAAATTAAAGAAAAAGCTGTTCGACGTCTTAAGCATACGTCACGCAGTAAAATTTTAAGAACCTATCTGGGATAA